One segment of Scyliorhinus torazame isolate Kashiwa2021f chromosome 14, sScyTor2.1, whole genome shotgun sequence DNA contains the following:
- the LOC140390100 gene encoding putative nuclease HARBI1, with amino-acid sequence MGAVLGTLIWLHEEEEEEEQQRRHCLREEQQRLQHEQMQLQRKLTAQRQAAGPQRRSHTKETTRRRLYPANRVYRPRVTYLELSEEDCLRRLRFSKEAVSDLCKLLQQDLMPAGPGGHALPVAVKVTTALNFFASGSFQGATGDISHISQSAVHKCIKQVTNALFARANDYICFPMDASSQNDRAVGFAAMAGFSCVQGVIDCTHIAIKAPDNQPAAFNRKGYYSINVQLVTDHLHRIMQVCARFPGSCHDAFILHQSTIPPLFHSCQNFKGWLIGDKDYPLHTWLMTPLSNPRSPAELKYNESHGTTRRVIKHTIGLLKKRFRCLDRSGGPLQYSPQRVSRIVVVCCILHNLAVERGLHMEEEVPEVLSSSDEEDLDESEEEKAEIDESQQLIARDIRNQFIAQCFG; translated from the coding sequence ATGGGGGCAGTTTTAGGAACTTTAATTTGGCTGcatgaagaggaggaagaggaggaacagcAACGGCGGCACTGCCTCCGCGAGGAGCAGCAGCGACTGCAGCATGAGCAGATGCAGCTACAGCGGAAACTGACTGCCCAGCGACAGGCAGCTGGTCCGCAGCGGAGATCGCACACAAAGGAGACAACGCGGAGGAGGCTTTACCCGGCAAACAGGGTGTACCGGCCTCGAGTCACTTACCTGGAGCTGTCCGAGGAGGACTGCCTCAGGAGGCTGCGCTTTTCCAAGGAGGCGGTCAGCGACCTATGCAAGCTTCTCCAACAAGACTTAATGCCAGCTGGCCCTGGTGGCCATGCGTTGCCGGTGGCGGTGAAAGTCACCACCGCCCTTAATTTCTTTGCCTCGGGTTCCTTTCAGGGTGCCACCGGTGACATTtcgcacatcagccaatctgcggtACACAAGTGCATCAAACAGGTCACCAATGCCCTCTTTGCCCGGGCGAACGACTACATCTGTTTCCCAATGGATGCCAGCAGTCAGAACGACAGAGCGGTGGGCTTTGCTGCGATGGCTGGTTTCTCCTGTGTGCAAGGGGTCATTGACTGCACGCACATCGCCATCAAGGCCCCTGACAATCAGCCGGCAGCCTTCAACAGAAAAGGCTATTACTCCATCAATGTGCAGTTGGTTACTGATCACCTGCACAGAATCATGCAAGTCTGCGCCCGATTTCCAGGTAGCTGtcatgatgccttcattctgcACCAGTCAACCATTCCCCCACTGTTCCACTCATGCCAGAACTTCAAAGGTTGGCTGATAGGGGACAAGGACTACCCACTCCACACGTGGCTCATGACACCCCTCTCCAATCCTAGGTCGCCAGCTGAGCTGAAATATAATGAGAGCCATGGGACCACCAGGAGGGTCATTAAGCAcaccatcggactcctcaagaaacGCTTCCGCTGCCTGGACAGGTCCGGGGGCCCCTTGCAATACAGTCCACAGAGAGTTTcccgcattgtggtggtctgctgcatatTGCACAACCTTGCTGTGGAAAGGGGGCTGCACATGGAAGAGGAAGTCCCTGAAGTCCTCTCCTCATCCGATGAAGAAGACTTGGATGAGAGCGAAGAAGAAAAAGCAGAGATAGACGAAAGTCAGCAGCTTATAGCCAGAGATATCCGAAATCAGTTCATCGCCCAATGCTTTGGTTGA